A single window of Helicobacter pylori DNA harbors:
- a CDS encoding glutathionylspermidine synthase family protein — MQVIPLKPLDNKTLEEIGLDWHTNDDMSSYIADEMVVVSQKEADAYYDACNELYDMFVETAEEAIKNDRFFELDIPNALIPMIKQSFEEEVHWHIYGRFDLAGGLDGKPIKLLEFNADTPTMLYETALIQWALLKANGYDENKQFNNLYEALGENFKRMVTLGEDTSRFEEMYEGWKILFSSVRGNIEEERTMRFLQDAAQSVGFETDFSYIDEVEFNAEEGVFKNGLNYEFLFKLIPWENIAIDEPELALLMQGMMENKNTIFLNPAYTILFQSKRFLKLLWDRYPNHPLLLETSYEPLTHKKQIKKVAFGREGANSEIFEASMQSLLKTDGVYSNHKPVYQEFYELNSHNGLYYQPNVFFAYESCALGFRKGGLILDNFSKFVSHRLQ, encoded by the coding sequence ATGCAAGTGATTCCTTTAAAACCTTTAGACAATAAGACCTTAGAAGAAATCGGCTTAGATTGGCACACGAATGACGACATGTCATCTTATATCGCTGATGAAATGGTGGTTGTTTCTCAAAAAGAAGCGGACGCTTATTATGACGCTTGTAATGAGCTTTATGACATGTTTGTGGAGACGGCTGAAGAGGCCATTAAAAACGATCGCTTTTTTGAATTGGATATTCCTAACGCGCTCATTCCTATGATCAAACAGAGTTTTGAAGAAGAAGTGCATTGGCATATTTACGGGCGTTTTGATTTAGCTGGGGGGCTTGATGGCAAGCCCATTAAATTACTGGAATTTAACGCTGATACCCCTACCATGCTCTATGAAACCGCGCTGATCCAATGGGCGTTACTCAAAGCGAATGGTTATGATGAAAACAAGCAATTCAATAACCTTTATGAAGCACTTGGCGAGAATTTTAAACGCATGGTAACTTTGGGCGAAGACACGAGCCGTTTTGAGGAAATGTATGAGGGGTGGAAAATCCTTTTTTCAAGCGTTAGGGGGAATATTGAAGAAGAGCGCACCATGCGTTTTTTGCAAGACGCTGCTCAGAGCGTGGGGTTTGAAACGGATTTTTCTTACATTGATGAGGTGGAATTTAATGCAGAAGAGGGCGTGTTTAAAAACGGCTTGAATTATGAGTTTTTATTCAAACTAATCCCATGGGAAAATATCGCTATTGATGAGCCAGAATTAGCCCTTTTGATGCAAGGCATGATGGAAAATAAAAACACGATTTTTTTAAACCCGGCTTATACGATCCTTTTCCAATCCAAGCGTTTTTTAAAACTTTTATGGGACAGATACCCCAACCACCCCTTATTGTTAGAAACGAGCTATGAGCCTTTAACCCATAAAAAGCAAATCAAAAAAGTGGCTTTTGGTAGGGAAGGGGCGAATAGTGAAATCTTTGAAGCTTCCATGCAATCGCTTTTGAAAACGGACGGCGTTTATTCTAACCACAAGCCCGTTTATCAAGAGTTTTACGAGCTCAATTCGCATAACGGGCTGTATTACCAGCCTAACGTGTTTTTTGCTTATGAATCTTGCGCGCTAGGGTTTAGAAAAGGGGGGTTAATCTTGGATAATTTTTCTAAATTCGTGAGCCACAGGTTGCAATAA
- the hemC gene encoding hydroxymethylbilane synthase: protein MGNLVIGSRGSELALWQANHIKERLKKECFIESEIQIVKTKGDKILDTPLNKIGGKGLFTKELEELLLKGAIDLAVHSLKDVPVVFEKGLDLACITKRADVRDTFLSVKFPDLMSLPKGAKVGTTSLRRSMQLKLKRQDLDTESLRGNVQTRLKKLECGEFDAIILAEAGLCRLNVQGAKYRKAFSVKEMIPSMGQGALGVEMLKNHKHFITLQKLNDEESAFCCHLEREFIKGLNGGCQIPIGVHASLMGDRVKIQAVLGLPNGKEVITKEKQGDKAKAFDLVQELLEAFLQSGAKEILEKAQLF, encoded by the coding sequence GTGGGAAATTTAGTGATTGGCTCTAGGGGGAGCGAATTAGCCTTATGGCAAGCGAATCACATTAAAGAACGCCTGAAAAAAGAATGCTTTATAGAAAGCGAGATTCAAATCGTTAAGACTAAGGGCGATAAAATCTTAGACACCCCCTTAAATAAGATCGGCGGTAAGGGGCTATTCACTAAGGAATTAGAAGAATTGCTTTTAAAAGGCGCAATTGATTTGGCGGTGCATTCTTTAAAAGATGTGCCGGTCGTGTTTGAAAAGGGGTTAGACTTGGCATGCATCACCAAAAGGGCTGATGTGAGGGACACTTTTTTGAGCGTGAAATTCCCTGATTTGATGAGCTTGCCTAAAGGAGCCAAGGTTGGCACGACTTCTTTAAGGCGCTCCATGCAACTCAAACTGAAGCGCCAGGATCTAGACACAGAAAGCTTAAGGGGGAATGTCCAAACCCGTTTGAAAAAGCTTGAATGCGGTGAATTTGACGCTATCATTTTAGCTGAAGCCGGATTGTGCCGCTTAAACGTTCAAGGAGCGAAATACCGCAAGGCTTTTAGCGTAAAAGAAATGATTCCTAGCATGGGTCAGGGGGCTTTAGGGGTAGAAATGCTCAAAAACCACAAGCATTTTATTACGCTTCAAAAACTCAACGATGAAGAAAGCGCGTTTTGCTGCCATTTAGAAAGGGAATTTATCAAAGGGCTTAATGGGGGGTGTCAGATCCCTATAGGCGTGCATGCGAGTTTAATGGGCGATAGGGTTAAAATCCAGGCGGTTTTAGGCTTGCCTAATGGGAAAGAAGTCATCACTAAAGAAAAGCAAGGGGATAAAGCTAAGGCGTTTGATTTAGTGCAAGAGCTTTTAGAAGCGTTTTTACAAAGCGGGGCTAAAGAGATTTTAGAAAAGGCGCAGTTGTTTTAA
- a CDS encoding SulP family inorganic anion transporter — MFEKIQKEWLSNIQKDLLSGFVVGLSVIPETAGFAIMVGLDVGVAFYTTFYMAFVLSFFGARKAMISAAAGSVALILVGVVKNYGLEYAGVATLMAGILQILLGYLKIGNLLRFIPQSVMYGFVNALGILLLMEQFKFLQNQNLGVFILLAIGILIIYLFPLITKKIPSNLICILAVSAIALIFDTHAPNLGSIEQGVSGFHFIIIPKNLDFKIVIELLPYALSLALVGTIESLLTAKTLDVILKDGVSDKNKETKAQGLGNIVSGLLGGMTGCALVGQSIINAKSGAKTRLSTFFAGFSLMVLILVFNEYVVKIPIVAVVAVMVMISFTTFNFQSIINIKKIKLYDTLNMLLVVAVVLYTHNLAIGVVVGVLVNALWIKSKGIA; from the coding sequence ATGTTTGAAAAGATACAAAAAGAATGGTTGAGCAACATTCAAAAAGATTTGTTGTCTGGTTTTGTGGTGGGGCTTTCTGTGATCCCAGAGACGGCCGGTTTTGCGATCATGGTGGGTTTAGATGTGGGCGTGGCGTTTTATACGACCTTTTACATGGCTTTTGTGTTGTCTTTTTTTGGGGCTAGAAAGGCGATGATTAGCGCAGCGGCCGGCTCAGTGGCGCTCATTTTAGTGGGCGTGGTTAAAAACTATGGGCTTGAATACGCGGGCGTGGCGACTCTTATGGCAGGAATATTGCAAATTCTTTTAGGCTATTTGAAAATAGGGAATCTTTTGAGGTTTATCCCCCAATCGGTGATGTATGGCTTTGTGAACGCGCTAGGCATTTTGCTGTTAATGGAGCAATTCAAATTCCTTCAAAACCAAAATTTGGGGGTGTTTATCTTACTCGCTATTGGGATACTCATCATTTACCTCTTCCCCTTAATCACTAAAAAAATCCCCTCTAATCTGATTTGTATCCTTGCAGTGAGCGCGATCGCTTTAATTTTTGACACGCATGCGCCGAATTTGGGGAGCATTGAGCAAGGGGTTTCAGGCTTTCATTTCATCATTATCCCCAAAAATTTGGATTTTAAAATCGTTATAGAATTGTTGCCTTACGCTCTTTCTTTAGCGCTAGTGGGCACGATAGAAAGCTTGCTAACGGCTAAAACTTTAGATGTTATTTTAAAAGATGGCGTGAGCGATAAAAATAAAGAAACTAAAGCGCAAGGCTTGGGGAATATCGTCTCAGGGCTTTTGGGGGGAATGACAGGGTGCGCTTTAGTGGGGCAGTCTATCATTAACGCAAAATCCGGGGCTAAAACAAGGCTTTCTACTTTTTTTGCCGGCTTTTCTTTAATGGTGTTAATATTAGTGTTTAATGAATACGTGGTTAAGATCCCCATTGTGGCGGTTGTGGCGGTGATGGTGATGATTTCTTTCACCACTTTTAATTTCCAATCCATTATTAACATTAAAAAAATCAAGCTCTATGACACGCTCAACATGCTCTTAGTCGTGGCGGTGGTTTTATACACGCATAATTTAGCGATAGGGGTTGTGGTGGGGGTGTTAGTCAATGCGTTATGGATCAAATCAAAAGGGATTGCGTGA
- the hopA gene encoding Hop family outer membrane protein HopA — protein sequence MKKTILLSLMASSLFAEDDGAYMSVGYQIGEAAQMVKNTGEIQKVSNAYENLNNLLTRYNELKQTASNTNSSTAQAIDNLKESASRLKTTPNTANQAVSSALSSAVGMWQVIASNLANNSLSTSEYEKLKATSQLLQDTLENKNNDLTIGNDYEHLLTQASTIINTLQSQCPGIDGGNGKPWGINASGNACAIFGNTFNAITSMIDSAKKAAADARRTAPEDPNQQSAFNNADFNKNLNQVSSVINDTISYLKGDNLATIYNTLQKTPDSKGFQSLVSRSSYSYSLNETQYSQFQTTTKEFGHNPFRSVGLINSQSNNGAMNGVGVQLGYKQFFGKNKFFGIRYYGFFDYNYAYIKSNFFNSASNVFTYGAGSDLLLNFINGGSDRNRKVSFGIFGGIALAGTTWLNNQSANLKITNSAYSAKINNTNFQFLFNTGLRLQGIHHGIELGVKIPTINTNYYSFMGAKLAYRRLYSLYLNYVLAY from the coding sequence ATGAAAAAAACGATTTTACTTTCTCTCATGGCGTCATCGCTCTTTGCTGAAGATGACGGTGCTTATATGAGCGTGGGCTATCAAATCGGTGAAGCCGCTCAAATGGTGAAAAACACCGGCGAAATCCAAAAAGTCTCCAACGCTTACGAAAACTTAAACAACCTTTTAACCCGCTATAACGAACTCAAACAAACGGCCTCTAACACTAATTCAAGCACCGCTCAAGCGATTGACAATCTAAAAGAGAGCGCCAGCAGATTGAAAACGACCCCCAATACCGCCAATCAAGCCGTATCCTCAGCGCTCAGCTCTGCGGTGGGCATGTGGCAAGTGATCGCCTCTAATTTAGCCAATAACTCGCTATCTACTAGCGAATACGAAAAACTCAAAGCAACTTCTCAATTGCTCCAAGACACCCTAGAAAATAAAAACAATGATCTCACGATTGGAAACGACTACGAACATCTTTTAACTCAAGCTAGCACCATTATTAATACTCTTCAAAGCCAATGCCCAGGAATAGACGGAGGCAATGGCAAACCATGGGGCATTAATGCAAGCGGGAACGCATGCGCTATTTTTGGCAACACCTTTAACGCCATCACTAGCATGATTGATAGCGCTAAAAAAGCCGCTGCAGATGCCCGAAGAACTGCCCCAGAAGATCCAAACCAACAAAGCGCGTTTAACAACGCTGATTTCAATAAAAACCTCAATCAAGTCTCAAGCGTTATCAATGACACCATCTCTTACCTCAAAGGGGACAATTTAGCAACTATCTATAACACCCTTCAAAAAACGCCCGATTCTAAAGGGTTTCAAAGTTTGGTGAGCCGGTCTAGCTATAGTTATTCCCTCAACGAAACCCAATATTCTCAATTCCAAACCACCACCAAAGAGTTTGGCCATAACCCCTTTAGAAGCGTGGGATTAATCAACTCTCAAAGCAATAACGGGGCGATGAATGGCGTGGGCGTGCAGCTAGGCTATAAGCAATTCTTTGGGAAAAATAAATTTTTTGGGATCCGGTATTATGGCTTTTTTGATTACAACTACGCGTATATCAAATCCAACTTTTTTAACTCCGCTTCCAATGTTTTCACCTATGGCGCGGGCAGTGATCTTTTATTGAATTTCATCAATGGCGGATCCGATCGAAACCGCAAAGTCTCTTTTGGCATTTTTGGAGGCATCGCTCTAGCGGGAACGACATGGCTTAATAACCAATCTGCGAATTTAAAAATCACCAATAGCGCCTACAGCGCTAAGATCAACAACACCAATTTCCAATTCTTATTCAACACCGGCTTAAGGCTTCAAGGGATCCATCATGGCATTGAATTAGGCGTGAAAATCCCCACGATCAACACCAATTACTATTCTTTCATGGGCGCTAAATTAGCCTACCGCAGGCTTTATAGCTTGTATCTCAATTATGTTTTGGCTTATTGA
- the kdsB gene encoding 3-deoxy-manno-octulosonate cytidylyltransferase, giving the protein MIIIPARLKSSRFENKVLEDIFGLPMVVRCAKNANLVDECVVACDDESIMKACQKFHIKAVLTSKHHNSGTERCLEAVQILGLKNDERVLNLQGDEPFLEKEVILALLEATKNAPFMTTCAKVIDEEQAKSPNLVKVVLDSQNNALYFSRSLIPFLRDFDAKRQTPLLGHIGIYGFHNKEILEELCAFKPCTLEEIEKLEQLRALYYQKKILVKIVQSQSVGIDTKEDLENALKIFSPNLLER; this is encoded by the coding sequence ATGATTATCATTCCTGCTAGGTTAAAATCCAGTCGTTTTGAAAATAAAGTGCTAGAAGATATTTTTGGCTTGCCTATGGTAGTGCGTTGCGCTAAAAATGCGAATCTAGTAGATGAATGCGTAGTCGCTTGCGATGATGAAAGCATCATGAAAGCGTGCCAAAAATTCCACATTAAAGCGGTGCTAACCTCCAAACACCATAATAGCGGCACAGAACGCTGTTTGGAAGCGGTGCAAATTTTAGGGTTAAAAAACGATGAAAGGGTTTTAAACTTGCAAGGCGATGAGCCTTTTTTAGAAAAAGAAGTCATTTTAGCGTTATTAGAAGCCACCAAAAACGCCCCTTTCATGACGACTTGCGCTAAAGTCATTGATGAAGAGCAGGCCAAAAGCCCCAATTTAGTCAAGGTGGTTTTAGATAGCCAAAATAACGCCTTGTATTTTTCGCGCTCCCTTATCCCCTTTTTACGAGATTTTGATGCGAAACGCCAAACCCCCCTTTTAGGGCATATCGGTATTTATGGGTTTCACAATAAAGAAATATTAGAAGAACTATGCGCTTTCAAACCATGCACTTTAGAGGAAATAGAAAAATTAGAGCAATTAAGGGCTTTGTATTACCAAAAAAAGATTCTAGTAAAAATCGTTCAAAGCCAAAGCGTGGGCATTGACACCAAAGAAGATTTAGAAAACGCTTTGAAAATTTTTAGCCCCAATCTCCTTGAGCGATAA
- a CDS encoding c-type cytochrome: MRLFIALVLFWWWLSLSAKEADFISDLEYGMALYKNPRGVACAKCHGIKGEKQEITFYYEKGEKKILYAPKINHLDFKTFKDALSLGKGMMPKYNLNLEEIQAIYLYITSLEHKEEHKDSSKP, translated from the coding sequence ATGCGTTTGTTTATCGCGCTAGTTTTGTTTTGGTGGTGGTTAAGTTTGAGCGCTAAGGAAGCGGATTTCATCTCTGATTTAGAATACGGGATGGCTCTTTATAAAAACCCTAGGGGTGTTGCGTGCGCGAAATGCCATGGCATTAAAGGCGAAAAACAAGAAATCACCTTTTATTATGAAAAAGGCGAGAAAAAAATCCTCTACGCCCCTAAAATCAACCATTTGGATTTTAAAACCTTTAAAGACGCTTTGAGTTTGGGCAAAGGCATGATGCCTAAATACAACCTGAATTTAGAAGAAATCCAAGCGATTTACCTTTATATCACCTCTTTAGAGCATAAAGAAGAGCATAAGGATTCTTCCAAGCCTTAA
- the hcpE gene encoding Sel1-like repeat protein HcpE yields MSVKILKILVCGLFFWGLNAHLWGKQNNSFLGIAERAYKSGNYSKAMPYFKKACNDGVSEGCTQLGIIYENGQGTRIDYKKALEYYKTACQADDREGCFGLGGLYDEGLGTTQNYQEAIDAYAKACVLKHPESCYNLGIIYDRKIKGNADQAVTYYQKSCNFDMAKGCYVLGVAYEKGFLEVKQSNHKAVIYYLKACRLDDGQACRALGSLFENGDAGLDEDFEVAFDYLQKACALNNSGGCASLGSMYMLGRYVKKDPQKAFDYFKQACDMGSAVSCSRMGFMYSQGDSVPKDLRKALDNYERGCDMGDEVGCFALAGMYYNMKDKENAIMIYDKGCKLGMKQACENLTKLRGY; encoded by the coding sequence ATGAGTGTCAAAATTTTAAAAATATTAGTTTGTGGGTTATTTTTTTGGGGCTTGAACGCCCATTTATGGGGGAAACAAAACAATAGTTTTTTAGGGATTGCTGAAAGAGCCTATAAAAGCGGGAATTATTCTAAAGCAATGCCTTATTTTAAAAAAGCATGCAACGATGGGGTGAGTGAAGGTTGCACGCAATTAGGAATCATTTATGAAAACGGGCAAGGCACTAGAATAGATTATAAAAAAGCCCTAGAATATTATAAAACCGCATGCCAGGCTGATGATAGGGAAGGGTGTTTTGGTTTAGGGGGGCTTTATGATGAAGGGTTAGGCACGACTCAAAATTATCAAGAGGCCATTGACGCTTATGCTAAGGCGTGCGTTTTAAAACACCCTGAGAGTTGCTACAATTTAGGCATTATTTATGATAGAAAAATCAAAGGCAATGCCGATCAAGCGGTTACCTACTATCAAAAAAGCTGTAATTTTGATATGGCTAAGGGGTGTTATGTTTTGGGCGTGGCTTATGAAAAAGGCTTTTTAGAAGTCAAACAAAGCAACCATAAAGCCGTGATTTATTATTTGAAAGCGTGCCGATTGGATGATGGGCAGGCTTGCCGTGCGTTAGGGAGTTTGTTTGAAAATGGCGATGCAGGGCTTGATGAAGATTTTGAAGTGGCGTTTGATTATTTGCAAAAAGCTTGTGCTTTAAACAATTCTGGTGGTTGCGCGAGTTTAGGCTCTATGTATATGTTAGGCAGGTATGTCAAAAAAGATCCCCAAAAGGCTTTTGATTATTTCAAACAGGCATGCGATATGGGGAGCGCGGTGAGTTGCTCTAGGATGGGCTTTATGTATTCCCAAGGGGACTCTGTTCCAAAAGACTTGAGGAAAGCCCTTGATAATTATGAAAGGGGTTGCGATATGGGCGATGAAGTGGGTTGCTTCGCTCTAGCGGGCATGTATTACAACATGAAAGATAAAGAAAACGCCATAATGATTTATGACAAGGGCTGTAAGCTAGGCATGAAACAAGCATGCGAAAACCTCACCAAACTTAGGGGGTATTGA
- the hopM gene encoding Hop family outer membrane protein HopM/HopN: MKKKVKKTLLTLSLALTAPLLNAEDDGFYMSVGYQIGEAVQKVKNTGALQNLADRYDNLSNLLNQYNYLNSLVNLASTPSAITGAIDNLSSSAINLTSATTTSPAYQAVALALNAAVGMWQVIALFIGCGPGPTNNQSYQSFGNTPALNGTTTTCNQAYGTGPNGILSIDEYQKLNQAYQIIQTALNQNQGGGMPALNDTTKTGVVNIQQTNYKTTTQNNIIQHYYDENGKEVPTYYSGGSSFSPTIQLTYNNNAEYLLQQAATIMQVLMTQNPHVQTSNGGKAWGLSSTPGNVVDIFGPSFNAINEMIKNAQAVLEKTKQLNANENTQITQPNNFNPYTSKNKQFAQEMLNRANAQAEILNLAKQVADNFHSIQGPIQGDLEECKAGSAGVITNNTWGSGCAFVKETLNSLEQHTAYYGNQVNQDRALSQTILNFKEALNTLNKDSTAINSGISHLPNAKSLQNMTHATQNPNSPEGLLTYSLNADKYNQLQTITQELGKNPFRRIGVIDYQNNNGAMNGIGVQVGYKQFFGKKRNWGLRYYGFFDYNHAYIKSNFFNSASDVWTYGVGMDALYNFINDKNTNFLGKNNKLSVGLFGGFALAGTSWLNSQQVNLTMMNGIYNANVSTSNFQFLFDLGLRMNLARPKKKDSDHAAQHGIELGFKIPTINTNYYSFMGAELKYRRLYSVYLNYVFAY; the protein is encoded by the coding sequence ATGAAAAAGAAAGTGAAAAAAACCCTTTTAACCCTCTCTCTCGCTCTTACTGCACCGCTCTTAAACGCTGAAGACGACGGATTTTACATGAGCGTGGGCTATCAGATCGGCGAAGCGGTCCAAAAAGTGAAAAACACTGGAGCATTGCAAAATCTTGCAGACAGATACGATAATTTGAGCAACCTTTTAAACCAATACAATTACTTAAATTCCTTAGTCAATCTAGCCAGCACGCCGAGTGCGATTACCGGTGCGATTGATAATCTAAGCTCAAGCGCGATTAACCTCACTAGCGCTACCACCACTTCCCCGGCTTATCAAGCTGTGGCTTTAGCGCTCAATGCCGCCGTAGGCATGTGGCAAGTCATAGCCCTTTTTATTGGCTGTGGCCCTGGCCCTACCAACAATCAAAGCTACCAATCGTTTGGTAACACACCAGCCCTTAATGGGACAACCACCACTTGCAATCAAGCGTATGGGACAGGTCCCAATGGCATCCTATCCATTGATGAATACCAAAAACTCAACCAAGCTTATCAGATCATCCAAACCGCTTTAAACCAAAATCAAGGGGGCGGGATGCCTGCCTTGAATGACACCACCAAAACAGGGGTAGTTAACATACAACAAACCAACTATAAGACCACCACACAAAACAATATCATACAGCACTATTATGATGAAAATGGGAAAGAGGTTCCAACCTATTATTCAGGCGGATCATCATTCTCGCCTACAATACAATTGACATACAACAATAACGCTGAATACCTTTTGCAACAAGCCGCTACTATCATGCAAGTCCTTATGACTCAAAACCCCCATGTGCAAACGAGCAATGGCGGTAAAGCGTGGGGGTTGAGTTCTACGCCTGGGAATGTAGTGGATATTTTTGGCCCTTCTTTTAACGCTATTAACGAGATGATTAAAAACGCTCAAGCCGTTTTAGAAAAAACCAAACAGCTCAACGCTAATGAAAACACCCAAATCACGCAACCAAACAATTTCAACCCCTACACTTCTAAAAATAAGCAGTTCGCTCAAGAAATGCTCAATAGAGCCAACGCTCAAGCAGAGATTTTAAATTTAGCTAAGCAAGTAGCGGACAATTTCCACAGCATTCAAGGGCCTATCCAAGGGGATTTGGAAGAATGTAAAGCAGGATCGGCTGGCGTGATCACTAATAACACTTGGGGTTCAGGTTGCGCGTTTGTGAAAGAGACTTTAAACTCTTTGGAGCAACACACCGCTTATTATGGCAACCAGGTCAATCAGGATAGGGCTTTGTCTCAAACCATTTTGAATTTTAAAGAAGCCCTTAACACCCTGAATAAAGACTCTACAGCGATCAATAGCGGTATCTCTCACTTGCCTAACGCCAAATCTCTTCAAAACATGACGCATGCCACTCAAAATCCTAATTCCCCAGAAGGTTTGCTCACTTATTCTTTAAATGCAGACAAATACAACCAGCTCCAAACCATCACGCAAGAATTAGGCAAGAACCCCTTTAGGCGCATCGGCGTGATTGACTACCAAAACAATAACGGGGCGATGAATGGGATCGGCGTGCAAGTGGGTTACAAACAATTCTTTGGCAAAAAAAGGAATTGGGGGTTAAGGTATTATGGCTTTTTTGATTACAACCATGCTTATATCAAATCTAATTTTTTTAACTCGGCTTCTGATGTGTGGACTTATGGGGTGGGAATGGATGCGCTTTATAACTTCATTAACGATAAAAACACCAACTTTTTAGGCAAGAACAACAAGCTTTCTGTGGGACTTTTTGGTGGCTTTGCGTTAGCTGGGACTTCGTGGCTTAATTCCCAACAAGTGAATTTGACCATGATGAATGGCATTTATAACGCTAATGTCAGCACTTCTAATTTCCAATTTTTGTTTGATTTGGGCTTGAGAATGAACCTCGCTAGGCCCAAGAAAAAAGACAGCGATCATGCCGCTCAGCATGGCATTGAACTAGGTTTTAAAATCCCTACGATCAACACCAACTATTATTCTTTCATGGGCGCTGAACTCAAATACAGAAGGCTCTATAGCGTGTATCTCAATTATGTGTTTGCTTATTAA
- a CDS encoding UPF0323 family lipoprotein — protein sequence MKKPYRKISDYAIVGGLSALVMVSIVGCKSNADDKPKEQSSLSQSVQKGAFVILEEQKDKSYKVVEEYPSSRTHIIVRDLQGNERVLSNEEIQKLIKEEEAKIDNGTSKLVQPNNGGSNESSGFGLGSAILGSAAGAILGSYIGNKLFNNPNYQQNAQRTYKSPQAYQRSQNSFSKSAPSASSMGGASKGQSGFFGSSRPTSSPAVSSGTRGFNA from the coding sequence ATGAAAAAACCCTACAGAAAGATTTCTGATTATGCGATCGTGGGTGGTTTGAGCGCGTTAGTGATGGTAAGCATTGTGGGGTGTAAGAGCAATGCTGATGATAAACCCAAAGAGCAAAGCTCTTTGAGCCAAAGCGTTCAAAAAGGTGCGTTTGTGATTTTAGAAGAGCAAAAGGATAAATCTTACAAGGTTGTTGAAGAATACCCTAGCTCAAGAACCCACATTATAGTGCGCGATTTGCAAGGCAATGAACGCGTGCTAAGCAACGAAGAGATTCAAAAGCTCATCAAAGAAGAAGAAGCCAAAATTGATAACGGCACGAGCAAACTTGTCCAGCCTAATAATGGAGGGAGTAATGAAAGCTCAGGCTTTGGCTTGGGGAGCGCGATTTTAGGGAGCGCGGCGGGGGCGATTTTAGGGAGTTATATTGGCAATAAGCTTTTCAATAACCCTAATTACCAGCAAAACGCCCAACGGACTTACAAATCCCCACAAGCTTACCAACGCTCTCAAAATTCCTTTTCTAAAAGTGCACCTAGCGCTTCAAGCATGGGTGGGGCGAGTAAGGGACAGAGCGGGTTTTTTGGCTCTAGCAGGCCTACTAGCTCGCCGGCGGTAAGCTCTGGGACAAGGGGCTTTAACGCATAA
- the dsbK gene encoding protein disulfide-isomerase DsbK: protein MILRASVLSALLLVGLGAAPKHSVSANDKRMQDNLVSVIEKQTNKKVRILEIKPLKSSQDLKMVVIEDPDTKYNIPLVVSKDGNLVIGLSNIFFSNKSDDVKLVAETNQKIQALNATQQNSAKLNAIFNEIPADYAIELPSTNAANKDKILYIVSDPMCPHCQKELTKLRDHLKENTVRMVVVGWLGVNSAKKAALIQEEMAKARARGASVEDKISILEKIYSTQYDINAQKEPEDLRTKVENTTKKIFESGVIKGVPFLYHYKA, encoded by the coding sequence ATGATATTAAGAGCGAGTGTGTTGAGCGCGTTACTTCTTGTAGGCTTAGGGGCAGCCCCTAAACATTCAGTTTCAGCTAATGACAAACGGATGCAGGATAATTTGGTGAGCGTGATTGAAAAACAGACCAATAAAAAGGTGCGTATTTTAGAAATCAAACCTTTAAAATCCAGCCAGGATTTAAAAATGGTCGTTATTGAAGATCCGGACACTAAATACAATATCCCGCTTGTGGTGAGTAAGGATGGCAATTTAGTCATAGGGCTTAGCAACATATTCTTTAGCAATAAAAGCGATGATGTGAAATTAGTTGCCGAAACCAATCAAAAAATCCAAGCCCTTAACGCCACCCAACAAAATAGCGCGAAATTGAACGCTATTTTTAATGAAATACCGGCTGATTATGCGATAGAGTTGCCTTCCACTAACGCTGCAAATAAGGATAAAATCCTTTACATTGTCTCTGATCCCATGTGCCCGCATTGCCAAAAAGAGCTCACTAAACTCAGGGATCACTTAAAAGAAAACACCGTGAGAATGGTTGTAGTGGGGTGGCTTGGGGTCAATTCGGCTAAAAAAGCGGCTTTAATCCAAGAAGAAATGGCGAAAGCTAGGGCTAGGGGAGCGAGCGTGGAAGATAAGATCTCTATTCTTGAAAAGATTTATTCCACCCAATACGATATTAACGCTCAAAAAGAGCCTGAAGATTTACGCACTAAAGTGGAAAATACCACTAAAAAGATTTTTGAATCTGGCGTGATTAAGGGTGTGCCTTTCTTGTATCATTATAAGGCATGA